A stretch of Prunus dulcis chromosome 6, ALMONDv2, whole genome shotgun sequence DNA encodes these proteins:
- the LOC117630805 gene encoding G2/mitotic-specific cyclin S13-7-like, with the protein MEHARAAVLPQQPRGNDKVKNEAQRRNRRVLGDIGNNLEAGRIVEGKPPVQISRPITRSFHAQLLAKAQQAQAEKNHVNPVLPVVEDKKRGPAKKAAVVAVPKKAIEKPKSETVVVISSDERVKDKPVNQCKPVDGPSRKEVKTLTSILTARSKAMAGGVNIKPKEKIVDFDSADVNDELAVVEYIDDLYQFYKLTEDDSRVNDYMESQPDINPKMRSILIDWLVEVHRKFELMPETFYLTVNIIDRYLSKKIVSRRELQLVGISSMVIASKYEEIWAPQVNDFVCLSDYAYTGDQILLMEKAILGKLEWYLTVPTPYVFLSRYIKASVSPGEEVKNMVFFLAELGIMHYPTTIRYSPSLIAAAAVYAARCTLNKAPFWTETLKHHTGFSEEQLRDCAKLLVGFHLKAAESNLQAVYRKFSKPEHGAVALFTPAKSFQSSSSS; encoded by the exons GAAATGACAAAGTCAAGAATGAAGCACAAAGAAGGAACCGGCGTGTTCTTGGAGACATTGGTAATAATCTTGAGGCTGGTCGTATTGTTGAAGGGAAGCCCCCTGTTCAGATTTCTCGCCCCATAACTAG AAGTTTTCATGCACAACTGTTAGCAAAGGCACAACAAGCACAAGCAGAAAAGAATCATGTG AACCCTGTGCTGCCGGTTGTTGAAGATAAAAAACGAGGTCCTGCCAAGAAGGCGGCAGTGGTAGCAGTTCCCAAGAAGGCAATTGAAAAGCCAAAATCTGAGACTGTGGTTGTTATAAGTTCTGATGAAAGAGTAAAGGATAAACCAGTGAACCAATGCAAGCCAGTAGACGGGCCTTCAAGGAAGGAAGTCAAGACTCTGACTTCGATCCTCACAGCTCGAAGCAAG GCTATGGCTGGTGGAGTTAACATCAAGCCAAAGGAAAAGattgttgattttgattcagCTGATGTTAATGATGAATTGGCTGTGGTGGAATACATTGATGACTTGTACCAGTTCTACAAGCTCACTGAA GATGACAGCAGAGTTAATGATTACATGGAGTCACAGCCAGACATAAACCCAAAGATGAGATCAATCCTCATAGACTGGTTGGTAGAAGTTCACAGGAAATTTGAACTGATGCCTGAAACCTTCTACCTGACTGTGAACATAATTGATCGATACTTGTCAAAGAAGATCGTTTCTAGGAGGGAACTTCAGCTAGTTGGTATTAGTTCTATGGTTATAGCATCCAAATATGAGGAAATCTGGGCCCCACAG GTCAATGACTTTGTTTGCTTATCAGACTATGCATACACTGGTGATCAGATACTTCTGATGGAGAAAGCAATTCTGGGGAAGTTGGAATGGTACCTGACAGTTCCTACCCCATATGTCTTCCTGTCTAGATACATCAAAGCCTCTGTTTCACCTGGTGAAGAG GTGAAGAATATGGTTTTCTTTCTAGCTGAGCTCGGAATTATGCATTATCCAACTACTATTCGGTACTCTCCCTCCCTGATAGCTGCTGCAGCTGTCTATGCTGCACGTTGCACCCTCAACAAAGCTCCTTTCTGGACTGAAACTCTGAAGCACCACACTGGCTTCTCTGAAGAACAGTTAAG GGATTGTGCCAAGCTCCTGGTGGGCTTTCACTTGAAAGCTGCAGAAAGCAACCTTCAAGCAGTTTATCGGAAATTCTCGAAGCCTGAACATGGTGCCGTTGCTCTTTTCACTCCGGCCAAGAGTTTTCAgtcctcatcttcttcttga